The following proteins come from a genomic window of Nicotiana tomentosiformis chromosome 12, ASM39032v3, whole genome shotgun sequence:
- the LOC104107137 gene encoding PGR5-like protein 1B, chloroplastic, protein MATKFGFTITSPRLFHGPFRKKSIFSSSSASLGDASFCSSKLKLINFAGKKLVIKHRVLVLSPKATTDQPGQLNENEVEDSKILQYCSIDGKGKKSLGEMEQEFLQALQSFYYEGKATMSNEEFDNLKEELMWEGSSVVMLSTDEQKFLEASMAYVSGNPIMTDKEYDKLKMKLKRDGSDIVVEGPRCSLRSRKVYSDLSVDYLKMFLLNVPAAVVALGLFFFLDDLTGFEITYLLELPEPFSFIFTWFAALPLILYLSFTITNVVVKDFLILKGPCPNCGAENTSFFGTILSVSSGGSTNKIKCSGCGTDLVYDSDTRLITLPEGISG, encoded by the exons ATGGCCACTAAATTTGGATTTACTATAACTAGCCCTCGCCTTTTTCATGGCCCTTTCAGAAAAAAATCAATATTTTCTTCATCTTCAGCTTCTTTAGGAGATGCTTCATTCTGTTCTTCAAAGctcaaattaattaattttgctGGAAAAAAGTTAGTTATAAAACATAGGGTATTGGTTCTCTCTCCTAAGGCCACAACTGACCAGCCAG GTCAGCTCAATGAGAATGAGGTTGAAGACAGTAAAATCTTGCAATATTGTAGCATTGACGGGAAAGGAAAGAAATCTTTAGGGGAAATGGAGCAAGAGTTTCTTCAAGCACTGCAA TCATTCTATTATGAAGGAAAGGCGACCATGTCAAATGAAGAATTTGATAACCTTAAGGAAGAATTAATGTGGGAAGGGAGCAGCGTCGTCATGCTAA GCACTGATGAACAGAAGTTTCTGGAAGCTTCTATGGCTTATGTATCTGGGAATCCAATCATGACCGATAAAGAGTATGACAAGCTGAAGATGAAACTTAAG AGGGATGGCAGTGATATTGTGGTTGAGGGTCCTCGGTGCAGTCTTAGAAGTAGAAAG GTTTATAGTGACCTTTCTGTTGATTATCTGAAGATGTTCTTGTTAAATGTCCCTGCTGCTGTTGTTGCTCTTGGATT GTTCTTTTTCCTTGACGATTTAACTGGATTTGAGATCACTTATCTTTTGGAG CTTCCAGAGCCTTTCAGTTTCATTTTCACATGGTTTGCTGCTTTGCCTTTGATATTGTATCTATCGTTTACAATCACAAACGTCGTTGTTAAAGATTTTCTGATCTTAAAG GGCCCTTGTCCGAATTGTGGAGCAGAAAATACTTCCTTCTTTGGTACCATATTATCAGTATCTAGTGGTGGTTCTACCAACAAAATAAAATGCTCAGG TTGTGGGACGGATTTGGTCTATGATTCAGACACGCGTTTGATCACGTTGCCTGAAGGAATTAGTGGATGA
- the LOC104107135 gene encoding uncharacterized protein — MSSDTAKENASVVDSSVTEWKNERGNMDEPDTPSYRANEDTCRSRAEERTNSCQQIGISGAIGNGKFYGIRYFIIKSLNHENIQLSVNRGIWATQVMNEPILDEAFNNSSKVILIFSVNMSGFFQGYAEMISTVGWRRDQVWSQGNGGRNPWGRSFKVKWLRLYDLPFQRTLHLKNPWNDYKPVKISRDCQELPPDIGEALCELLDGQDALDVNLKMDRFARNDLSFKRPYVEPSVHPVGGECNASLHMGSMLYPSFLYQHQVNGNGLHVAPQRINGVFAAEESVIASGEESKSKQSRHSQRNEALANLHIDPDVGPRINTWGSSAERSPLASNLTEDDILEMTYEEYLEAHSRGSKRSHHPVSGPSRSTQRSLGSEENCDDSQSGCSSKKRRSH, encoded by the exons ATGTCGTCAGATACTGCAAAAGAAAATGCATCTGTAGTTGATTCTTCAGTGACTGAATGGAAAAATGAAAGAGGGAATATGGATGAACCAG ATACTCCAAGCTACAGAGCAAATGAGGATACATGTCGTTCTAGAGCAGAAGAGCGCACAAATTCATGTCAGCAGATTGGAATTTCAGGTGCAATTGGAAATGGTAAATTCTATGGCATAAGATATTTCATAATCAAGAGTTTGAACCATGAAAATATCCAGTTATCAGTAAACAGAGGGATTTGGGCAACTCAAGTCATGAATGAGCCAATTCTGGATGAAGCATTTAAT AATTCCAGCaaggtgatactaatatttagtGTCAACATGAGTGGCTTCTTTCAAGGGTACGCCGAAATGATTTCTACTGTTGGTTGGAGAAGAGACCAAGTTTGGAGTCAAGGAAATGGTGGACGTAATCCTTGGGGTCGCAGCTTCAAAGTAAAATGGCTGCGATTGTATGATCTGCCTTTCCAAAGAACTCTTCACCTTAAGAATCCATGGAATGACTACAAACCAGTCAAAATTAGTAGAGATTGCCAG GAGTTACCTCCAGATATTGGTGAAGCTTTATGTGAGCTCCTTGATGGACAAGATGCTTTGGATGTTAATTTGAAAAT GGATAGATTTGCAAGGAATGATCTCTCTTTTAAAAGACCATATGTAGAGCCTTCAGTTCATCCTGTGGGTGGAGAGTGTAATGCATCTCTACATATGGGGTCCATGCTTTATCCCTCTTTTCTCTACCAACATCAAGTTAATGGTAATGGACTGCACGTAGCACCTcaaagaataaatggtgtatttgCTGCGGAGGAGTCAGTCATTGCATCAGGGGAAGAATCGAAGTCGAAACAATCAAGGCATTCACAGAGAAACGAAGCCCTTGCTAATCTTCATATAGACCCTGACGTGGGTCCTCGAATCAACACGTGGGGTTCGTCAGCAGAAAGGAGCCCACTTGCGAGTAATTTGACTGAAGATGACATTCTTGAAATG ACGTATGAAGAGTATCTTGAAGCTCATAGCAGAGGAAGCAAAAGATCACACCACCCT GTTTCAGGACCATCGCGAAGTACACAAAGGTCATTAGGCAGTGAAGAAAATTGTGATGATTC GCAGTCGGGTTGCAGTTCGAAGAAAAGGAGAAGTCACTGA
- the LOC104107136 gene encoding expansin-A7-like → MASFHHRWSLTFFFVFATIAPIDQANAGGYSIPSVAFKATPWKLAHATFYGDETARETMGGACGYGNLFNSGYGTDTAALSSVLYSNGYSCGQCYQIKCTQSKDCYSTIVTVTATNLCPPNWSQDTDHGGWCNPPRTHFDMAKPAFMKIAQWKAGIVPVSYRRVPCIRKGGIKFSFQGNGYWLLVYVMNVGGGGDVASMWVKGTKTNWLSMSHNWGASYQAFATLSGQALSFKLTSYTSHETIIATNVAPSNWHVGMTYQANVNFH, encoded by the exons ATGGCCTCTTTCCACCATAGATGGAGCTTGACATTCTTCTTTGTTtttgcaacaatagcacccatcgATCAAGCAAACGCCGGGGGCTATTCCATCCCTAGCGTCGCTTTTAAAGCGACCCCTTGGAAACTCGCTCATGCCACGTTTTATGGCGACGAGACTGCAAGAGAGACAATGG gtGGAGCTTGTGGATATGGGAATTTATTCAATTCAGGTTATGGAACAGATACAGCAGCATTGAGTTCAGTGTTATATAGCAATGGATATTCATGTGGACAATGTTACCAAATAAAATGTACACAATCAAAAGATTGCTACTCAACCATTGTCACAGTCACTGCAACCAATCTCTGCCCACCAAATTGGTCACAAGACACAGATCATGGTGGTTGGTGTAATCCACCTCGTACACATTTTGACATGGCTAAACCTGCTTTTATGAAAATTGCTCAATGGAAAGCTGGCATTGTTCCTGTTTCATATCGCAG GGTACCTTGTATTAGAAAAGGTGGAATCAAGTTTAGTTTCCAAGGAAATGGCTATTGGTTATTGGTATATGTGATGAATGTTGGTGGAGGTGGAGATGTGGCTAGTATGTGGGTAAAAGGAACAAAGACAAATTGGTTAAGTATGAGTCATAATTGGGGAGCTTCATATCAAGCATTTGCAACTCTAAGTGGTCAAGCACTTTCTTTTAAGCTCACTTCCTACACATCACATGAAACAATTATAGCTACTAATGTTGCACCTTCTAATTGGCATGTAGGAATGACTTATCAAGCCAATGTTAACTTCCATTGA
- the LOC104107138 gene encoding hydroxymethylglutaryl-CoA synthase-like: MAAQPKNVGILAVEIYFPPTCLPQEALEAHDGASKGKYTIGLGQDCMGFCTEVEDVISMSLTAVTSLLEKYEIDPKQIGRLEVGSETVIDKSKSIKTFLMQIFEKCGNTDIEGVDSTNACYGGTAALFNCVNWVESSSWDGRYGLVVCTDSAVYAEGAARPTGGAAAIAMLVGPDAPIVFESKIRASHMAHVYDFYKPILDSEYPVVDGKLSQTCYLMALDSCYKSLCDKYEKLEGKQFSIADAAYFVFHSPYNKLVQKSTARLMFNDFIRNASSIDESTKEKLAPFSSLTGDESYQSRDLEKVSWQVAKPFYDEKVKPATLIPKQVGNMYTASLYAAFASLLHNKHSSLAGQRVILFSYGSGLTATMFSLRLNEGQHPFSLSNIAAVMNVDEKLKSRHEFTPEKFIETMHIMEHRYGGKDFVTSKDCSLLAPGTYYLTEVDSKYRRFYAQKCAENGLANGH; this comes from the exons ATGGCAGCTCAACCGAAGAATGTCGGAATTCTCGCCGTCGAAATTTACTTCCCTCCTACTTGCCTCCCACAg GAAGCATTGGAGGCTCATGATGGAGCAAGCAAAGGAAAATACACAATTGGTCTTGGACAAGATTGTATGGGCTTTTGCACTGAGGTTGAAGATGTTATATCAATGAG TTTGACAGCAGTTACTTCCCTTCTGGAGAAGTATGAGATTGATCCTAAGCAAATTGGTCGTCTCGAGGTTGGAAGTGAGACGGTCATTGATAAGAGCAAATCCATCAAAACATTCCTCATGCAAATATTTGAG AAATGTGGAAATACTGACATTGAAGGAGTCGACTCAACTAATGCATGTTATGGCGGAACTGCTGCATTGTTCAACTGCGTGAATTGGGTCGAGAGCTCTTCATGGGATGGGCGCTATGGACTTGTTGTATGCACTGACAGTGCG GTCTATGCTGAGGGAGCTGCTCGGCCAACTGGAGGAGCTGCAGCAATTGCTATGCTAGTAGGGCCGGATGCTCCTATTGTATTCGAAAGCAAGATTAGAGCTAGCCATATGGCCCATGTCTATGATTTTTACAAGCCCATCCTCGACAGTGAATATCCA GTGGTTGATGGAAAGCTTTCACAAACTTGTTATCTTATGGCACTTGATTCTTGCTACAAGAGCTTATGCGATAA ATACGAAAAACTGGAAGGCAAGCAGTTTTCGATTGCTGATGCAGCCTATTTTGTTTTCCATTCACCATACAACAAG CTTGTACAGAAGAGCACTGCTCGATTGATGTTCAATGACTTTATAAGGAATGCTAG TTCCATTGACGAGTCTACTAAAGAAAAGCTTGCACCATTTTCATCCTTAACTGGTGATGAAAGTTATCAAAGCCGTGATCTTGAGAAG GTATCCTGGCAAGTGGCAAAACCATTTTACGATGAGAAGGTGAAACCAGCCACATTAATACCAAAACAAGTTGGCAACATGTACACCGCGTCTCTCTATGCTGCTTTTGCATCCCTCCTCCACAATAAACACAGTTCATTG GCTGGACAGCGAGTAATCTTGTTCTCTTATGGAAGTGGATTGACTGCAACAATGTTCTCATTAAGGCTTAATGAAGGTCAACATCCTTTTAGCTTGTCAAACATTGCAGCTGTTATGAACGTTGATGAGAAATTGAAGTCGAGACACGAG TTCACTCCTGAAAAATTCATCGAAACGATGCATATAATGGAGCACAGATATGGTGGTAAGGACTTTGTGACGAGCAAGGATTGCAGCCTTTTAGCACCGGGTACCTACTACCTCACAGAAGTCGATTCGAAGTACAGAAGATTTTATGCCCAAAAATGTGCTGAGAATGGACTTGCCAATGGTCACTGA